The genomic interval ATCATGTCTCGATACTTTAGTCCGCTGGTCTTGATACATAATAGCTTGCTCTTTGGAAAACCATGTTTGGAGATGATGTCTCGATACTTGGCAAGCAAGTACTTTAGCACTTGCTCTCtaaaatttgaagttcaaAGAATGAGGTCTCGATACTTTATCAAAAATTCTCAATACTTTGGAACTTGCTCTCTGGAATTTGAAGTCTGGAGATGAAGTCTCGATACATTGAAACTTGTGTCTTGATACTTTTGGACTTGTTCTCTAGAATTTGGCATCTCTTAGCCAATGTCTTGATACTTGAAGTCTAGTTCTCGATACATTGGCACTTGTCTTCTGAAATTTGATCTTTCATGAGTGAAGTCTCGATACCTACCAAAGATGTCTTGATACTTCTTCTTCCTTAGGTTGTTTTTGAGGCATATTGATCTTGAGGTCTTAATACACACTTAATATGTTCTGATACCTTACCCATTTTAAGCTTATTCAAAGGCATTTTGAGCTTCAAACACTTAGTCATTTTTCATGTTAATGATTAAAGGGTTTTGTGAAGTTGTAATAGACTTAATCACTCACATTTTGGtaatttgattttgtcatttgaaaacaaggaTCAATTGTAAAGCTAACAAACCAAAATATGCAGTCATCAcaaaaggatttttttttaaatctcttTTTAGTCAAATAGTGTACCAAAAactgtaaaaataatatcaataGACATGATAGCAACAGAAGATCAAATTGAGCCCAAAAAAGGATAATCAGAAAAATGAGAATTAAAAGGAAATAACAATAGCCATCACCAAAGCTAGACATCATATGAATGCACAAAGTGAATCAAATTGCTCTAAACTAGATGTTaagaacaaagtgaaaaaaaaaaaactcatttgtatgaagaataaatgacaaataaacataaaaattggTTATTGGAAGGGTTAGGATTAGATTTTTACCAGTGGAGAAAGGTCTACCTCAAAAGGCGAAGTATATCTGTCTAGTTGTTCACTTTTTATCAATTTCTACATGTTTAGATGTCGATCATATGAGAGAGAAGTTTAAATAGGAAAAAAGGGTTTGTCCTGTTGATTGACTTTTAAGAAGTCTATTTTCTTATTGAGTTTTTCTTCATCCAACCTTTGATTAAAGAGGAGTGGGataaagattaaagaaaaagatgttAATCAGCTTAACCTGGAGTTCTTTCTGGTTGCTCTTCCTTCGCATTAGATTATTGTCCTTCCATGCTTTCCTTGTCTTTGTCTATCACCAAgaaatcatttataacatCAATTACATAACTTATTTTATAGAGAAAAGGATCAAACTGATTTATAAAGCAAAGAATAAGGAAATAATTAAAGATAGTGAATAATTGAACCCATTAAAAGAATAAACCATTAAATATACAAAATAATGgtgaattcaataaaaaaatgtttgacTTGCCTTACATTGATAACAAATAAAGGACAGCAATCTGTAGCTGAACAATGAACTGCCAAGAATGAAAACAAATGGGAAGTCACAAACCAAACTACAAAGATATCCAAAAGCATAACAATAAAGAAAACATACATAGCAACACTGATTAAATATTGAACTATGATTGGACGAATTGGCATACATGtttacataaatataaaaaaaaaaaaccatctaaagaaaacaaattgaaTGGAACAATAAACAATAAGAAATCTGACCAAAAAGGACCTTTATTCTTCCACTAATTGTTGACCAAGCAAAGTATGTAAACCAAATTACTataataacaagaaaaacaataaCAGAAGCTGtcaatcaaaaatattttgagacTTTACAAAAAAAGCCTTTATCCTTCTAACTATTCCCTTTAACTAAAAAAGTACTTAACAGTAAAAttacaagaaacaaaattgattaaacattaaaacaaatacaataacaagaaaagacaataacatatattgtgattaaaagaaatatgaaaacataaacataataaaccCAAAGTGCACAAAATCAAATGGTATACTTTTTTGTGACTTCCTCGAGAGATCAACTTTTCAATATGTCAAACCATGGTtcaactaaattgcattattctTTCTgtcaaaaaaggaaaaaatagaaTGAATTGCATTGCATCAGATAGATTCAATGTTAATGTCATGTCACAAATGgatttgcaaaaattacaaataaacGACAGAATCGATTTACGTCGTATAaatgaaatgttgaaaaatattcaaattaaaatagaaaatcaaaaaaaaaaatcacaaaataaaaaaaaaacaaagaattacCAAAACAATTCGTGAACCCAAacctaaaaataaaagaaattaacttGAAAAATCAATGGCATTAACTGCAAAGGAAAAAACCCAAAAgcttaaacaagaaaaaaattatattatcaattttctttcaagaTCTAATAAATCAACCAACAATAGAATATATTTTATGAGAGAAAAGAGTAGAAAAGTCTTTTCGCATCTACATTGATCATGGCAAATTAAAGATCACTGccaagaaattgaaaaataaaataacgtgaaaaaaattagatatatgaaaatgaaagtatatatttatgtaaaataatgaaataaagtTTTAGACCTTAAATGGTATTTGGGCAGCCTAACAAGGCATGAGAACCACTTTCTTCACCAAAAATAGAGCTGAAGTTGCAATCTCCACGTTTCCTTCAAAAAGGGTACACATTAAGAAGAGATAAGCCATGGACTAATGCACTGGAAGAAAGGAAATAAGACTAGCATAGACTAAACACcaaaaaagaccaaaaaaatGCATTGGAAGAAAGGAATTAGGACCTGCACACACCAAACACccaagaaaatgaagaaaaatgcaccacaagaaatgaagaaagaaaataaattcagaaaagagaaaacaaccaaagaagaaaagaaagaaaagtattGAGCCTACACTGAAAGAGTTGAAGAGCTGAATAAGTGGTCTGCCTGAACAATAGTAATCGAGTTCAAGAAAACAGACAAAAGGAGAAGACCCCAATGCACCGTTTCAATAATAATGGGGTAGgaagaaacaagaaagagCCTATACGCAACGTTTCATTAAAGGAAGAAGTAATCAGACAAAAGAGATAAAAGCTACACCATTTTATGtacaattttatttcaaaaattagttAATGTAATGATTAGTTACTTGTACTTTAATAACCAGCTTTACCTTTTCAGCTTAATGCTGAATCTTTGTATATAAACCTTGTAAAGTTTTTCCCTATTGAGTAATGAGAATATCCCTATTCTCTCATCATCTTGCGTTGTTTTCCTATCTTTTCTGACATGGGATCAGAGCAGGGAACAAAATCCCTGTAAATGGTACCCTTCAACTAGTGATCGGGAGAGATTCACAACTGGAATTTCTCATCATCTACTCATCAACATTTTAGTAAGTTTTCTGATAattgttttcttatttaaagATCTCATTACCTTTCATCCTAGTCTGTTGATTCGAAATACAATATGTTTGAATCTGGATCAAATGAGTCAAGGTCTCAAAACACAGTCCAAACTAAAACATAACCTTTACAGATCTCACTAACAAGGGACCCTCAGTCACCTTATTTCCTTCACCACACAAGATAATCTAAGTTCAGTAGTGGTTAACCCCAAGCTGACCACTAACAACTATGTGGCTTGGAGTCGATCGTTCTTATTGGctttttttattagaaacaAAGTAGGCTTCATTAATGGAACCATAGCTAAACCAGATATATTAGACCCTTTGTTCTCTCCCTGGACTCGTTGTAATAACCTGATAGTGGCTTGGTTGCTAGATTCAATCTCACCACCTATAGCCTCAACTATTTTCTATATGGACACGGCATCAAAAATATGGGCTACATTGAAATAACACTTTGCACAGTCAGATGATACTAGGATATGTAACCTACTGTACACTCTTGGGAATATCACACAAGGGACTCGATCAGTTGACACATATTTCATTGAATTGAAGGGAGTTTGGGAAGAGTTAAGAAACTATAAACCTCTAACGCATTGTGAGTGTGGGAATTACAATTCAAACTACTTCAAGAAATACTTTGAACAGTATAAAAAAGACATGGTTTTTAGATTTTTGAATGGCCTAAATGAATCTTTCTCTATTGTGAGATCCCAGATTatttttatggatcttattCCAACTCTTGATAAAATGTATAGCCTTGTCCTGAGGGAAAAAACACAGAGAAGTGTGCTCTTTCAGACACAACCAACTTTTGAAATAACTATAATGTTTACTGCAGcagaaggaaagaagaaagtgaAGAGGGATATAATTTACAATCACTATGGAAAGAAGGGGCATGTGAAAGAAAAGTGTTATAGGCTGATTGGATTCCCAGAGGATTTCAAATTTACCAAAGGGAAGAATAACTTcagaaaaaggaaagcaaCTGTGAACAATGTTTCTACACTTGTTGACTCATCAGCTACAGAGAATCAACCTGACAATGAAGAAGAGTCTGGAGGGAATGCATCTATGTCTCAGATGTCAATCATTAAGCAGTAAGTCAGTAGACTGATGGAGCTCTTGAGTGAGAATGGTTTAACAAATTCTGATGGTAAGAACAATTCATCAAACACCTCGCAAACAAACCCTTCTTTGATTAATTCAGCTTTTGCAGGTATAATTTCAGGCCATTCATGCTTTAACACTGTCAATAACATGCCTTTCAATTTTAGAAATGTTAATGCTCACatgataaaatcaaaattctagATTATGGACTGAGGAGCATCAAATCATATTGCTTATTCCCTAGATAGTTTCATTTTAGCTAGACTTGTCAATGATAGTTTTGTTTTACTGCCTAATAACAAAAAAGCTATTGTCATACATGTAGGAGTTGTCAAATTGACATCATTATTAACTCTACATAATGTTCTTTATGTTCcaagttttagatttaatttgcTCTCAGTAAGACAACTCACTAGGATGAAAAATACCTGTGTTTTCTTCACTGACAAGTACTGTATTTTCAGGACACCCCTTCATGAACAGTGACTGGTGTAGCTAGGGCTTCTTTAGGGTTGTATGTCATGGAACCTAAGAAATATGAACAAGAGTTGTCAGATTATTGCTTTGATAAACTTGTCAAGTTACCTTTCACTTTGTTAGCCAATGCCTGTAATACAGGACATAAAGTTTTTGATTTATGGCATTTCAGACTTGGTCATGCTCTTTGTGAAAGAATAAAAGTTATACATGAACAATGTGCAGATTTTAAATGTTCTAATGAATTACTTTGTTAAATCTATCCTTTGGCTAAGCAGAGAAAGCTACCCTTTCCAATACATGttcaaaacacaaaaattccatttgaattgatgcatgTTGATATTTGGGGACCTTATGAAAGTCCAACCTTGTCTAGTCAATGTTATTTTCTAACTATAATTGATGACTATACAAGATTTACctagatttttttaatgaaaactaAATCAGAAACTTCTATGATCATTCCTGCTTTCAATGCCTTTGTTCAAAAACAGTTTAATCTTGCAATTAAATGTCTAAGAACAGATAATGCCAAAGAATTAGGACTgctaaatttctttgcaaGTAGTGGTAGAGTTCATCAATTGTCCTGTGTTGAAGCTCATCAACAAAATGGAATTGTTGAGAGGAGGCATCAACACATTCTGGTCGTTGCAAGAGGCCTAATGCATCAGTCAAATGCACTTGTGCATTTTTGGGGAGATGCTGTCCTAACAGCAGTACACATCATTAATAGGGTACCAAGTAAGATTCTTCATAATATGTCACCATACGAGCTTTTGCATAAAAAACAACCTTCATATGATCATTGAAGAGTATTTGGATGTTTATGTTTTGTGTCCACActaacacaaaatagaaagaaacTAGATAAAAGGTCTGTTAAATGCATTTCTTAGGGTATCCAAACAACATGAAGGGTTATAAGGTTTATGATCTTGATGCTGACAAAGTTCTAACATCAAGAGATGTGATTTTTCATGAGTAGGCATTTCCATTTCACACTAAACAGCATGGTCAGCAATCACCAGCATTTCATTAAACACCTGCTCTGCATGACATATATTCTGATCATTCCAATTATAACCTTGTTGTTGACCTACCTCAAAACCTTGACCAAGTTGAGTTGCAGCAACCTGAACCTATGTCACCAGAATTAAGTCATACCAATCTAAATACTAGTGATATCTCACCTAATTCATCACCAGTTAACAGTTTGCCTACTGTAGACAGCACCAGCCAACCTGAAGAAATACCTGAGCCAATCAATAATGAAAACACTTCAGTACCTGCAAGGAAAAGTTCAAGAATCAGACATACACCAAAGTACTTAGAAG from Theobroma cacao cultivar B97-61/B2 chromosome 5, Criollo_cocoa_genome_V2, whole genome shotgun sequence carries:
- the LOC108661962 gene encoding uncharacterized protein LOC108661962, giving the protein MVFRFLNGLNESFSIVRSQIIFMDLIPTLDKMYSLVLREKTQRSVLFQTQPTFEITIMFTAAEGKKKVKRDIIYNHYGKKGHVKEKCYRLIGFPEDFKFTKGKNNFRKRKATVNNVSTLVDSSATENQPDNEEESGGNASMSQMSIIKQTPLHEQ